A window of the Lactuca sativa cultivar Salinas chromosome 5, Lsat_Salinas_v11, whole genome shotgun sequence genome harbors these coding sequences:
- the LOC111913847 gene encoding 3-hydroxyisobutyryl-CoA hydrolase 1 encodes MALSIRSEADQVIFEDILGGRKVILNRPKKMNTLNYETIRRMYEKLKTYESDPTIKIVILKAYGKAFCAGGDVTSAVNLAAFGHWSFVMSFYCKQFSLDYLLATYKKPMLAILDGSVMGGGVGISIHSTFRIVTENTIFAMPEASIGLFPDVGASYFLSRLPGFFGEYIGLTGVRLDGAEMLALGLGTHFIPSKNLQSMEKAIEKMVATSDAISVATMSMVINKFAQEVNVKPDSVTHRLKMINQCFSGETCEEILSSLERLSMQVEEKWINHAITSMKTASPICLKIFLKTIREGRSMQIEQCLGNEYIALSHILRKTISNDFYEGARAMLIEKDKKPQWGPSKLEKVSDQMVAQCFSRSFSVDDDWLPLRLPPRFDETNDRRSKL; translated from the exons ATGGCTCTCTCCATCCGTTCGGAAGCAGATCAG GTAATTTTTGAAGACATTTTGGGAGGAAGAAAAGTGATACTTAACAGACCAAAGAAAATGAACACCCTCAACTATGAGACG ATAAGAAGAATGTATGAGAAATTAAAGACTTACGAGAGTGATCCGACAATTAAGATTGTTATTCTCAAG GCATATGGGAAAGCTTTTTGTGCCGGTGGTGATGTCACGTCTGCCGTTAACCTTGCAGCTTTTG GACATTGGAGTTTCGTGATGAGCTTTTATTGTAAACAATTTTCTCTGGACTACCTACTTGCAACATATAAGAAGCCAATGCTTGCAATTCTAGATGGAAGCGTTATGGGAGGAGGAGTTGGGATATCCATACATTCCACATTTAGAATTGTTACTGAGAATACG ATATTCGCGATGCCTGAAGCATCGATTGGCTTGTTTCCTGATGTTGGTGCATCATATTTTCTATCACGACTTCCAGGATTCTTTG GAGAATATATAGGACTGACTGGTGTTCGATTAGATGGAGCTGAGATGCTCGCATTGGGGCTTGGAACTCATTTCATCCCGTCCAAG AATTTACAATCTATGGAGAAGGCTATAGAAAAAATGGTTGCTACATCAGATGCAATAAGTGTAGCAACAATGTCCATGGTTATTAACAAGTTTGCACAAGAAGTAAATGTTAAGCCGGATAGTGTTACTCATAG ACTGAAAATGATCAACCAATGCTTCTCCGGAGAAACATGTGAAGAAATATTATCGTCACTA GAACGCTTGTCTATGCAAGTAGAAGAGAAGTGGATCAACCATGCAATAACATCAATGAAAACCGCATCTCCAATATGTCTCAAGATTTTCTTGAAAACG ATTAGAGAAGGCCGATCCATGCAAATCGAGCAATGTCTTGGGAACGAATACATTGCTCTCTCTCACATCCTACGCAAAACAATTAGCAACGACTTCTACGAG GGAGCTAGAGCTATGTTGATAGAAAAAGATAAGAAACCCCAG TGGGGACCCTCGAAACTAGAGAAAGTTAGTGACCAAATGGTGGCCCAATGCTTTTCAAGATCTTTTAGCGTAGATGATGATTGGCTACCTTTACGACTTCCACCAAGATTTGATGAAACAAATGATAGAAGATCAAAACTCTAG